The segment CTCGGTAACTTCTTCcgtttcctttttcattttcaaTACGGTTCATTTCAGTGAGCTTCACACTTCCATTGCCATGGATTTGGGTTTCCGTTACTGTTAGCCATCTGTGATTGTCGCTTCTGCTTTAGTAATTGTAGCAATAATTTGCACGAACATGTCCAAGTTACCCAACACCACTAGTTTACAACACCTTATCTAATTTTCCTTGTTTTTTTGGGGGGTCTTTAAAGATTTAACATGAAAATTAATAGATCAACGCCAAATTGTTGATGGAAAAGTCTGTCTTTTTCCATCTGAGTACAGGTTGGCTCTGGCATTATCCATTTTTGAAATATTGGCTTTAATTGAAACTTTAATGAATGGAATTTCATGGAAATGAAAAGAACCTTAGATTAGTTGACCTGACCTGACCTTTAGCATTCAAAAAAAAAGGTACAGAATCTGATAAGGTTTTGCTTTGGCATGAATATCACAGCCAAAATGGCCAAATTACATGTTTGATCTCTCCTTTGTCACTGCTTGTTTCTTTATGACAGCATTTCTGGGCTAATTTACATGTTCAACTATTAATGCAGTTATCATATTCGCTTGAAGAACCCTGTGTCAACTTTCAATTTTATTAGAAAACTATCTGCCTGAGAATAAAATCTCTTTTTAATGATACTTGAAAGTAAAATAATAGTGTACTAGTTGATGTCAAACGGACAATTCCCTTCCATATCTCCCTAACTGTCACCTTTGATTCTCTCCCATGTGCTCAAATATTTGATTGGCAGTTTTCATTTTCCCATTTGATGGAATCATGTTTAGTTTAATtagattttctttttcaaatttaattttttatacgaTTGTTTGACCAGATCCCTACCGCCGGATTTTAGCAACAAGAATAGAGGATGGATGAGAACATTTTCAGGTGAAAAGGAAAGGCAAGGAAGGGAGAGGAAGGGGTGGATGATAATGATACATGATCTATCAGGCTCTCCTGTTGCAGCTGCTTCAATGATCACTCCATTTGTACCCTCCCCGGGGTCGGACCGTGTTTCCAGATCGAACCCTGGTGCATGGCTAATTCTCCGCCCAAACGGCTTCTCCGTCAGCAGCTGGAAACCATGGGGTCGTCTGGAGGCATGGCGTGAACGAGGTCCTATCGATGGCTTAGGCTACAAGTTTGAACTCGTCACTGAAAATGGCCCTAACAACGGAATCCCAATTGCTGAAGCTACAATGAGTATCAAAAAGGGTGGCCAATTTTGTATAGATAGGAGAGTATCAAGAGACCCCTCAGCATTGAGTTCAAGGTCACCGGTTAAAGGATTCGTGATGGGCGCCACTGTCGAAGGCGAAGGAAAAGTTAGCAAACCAGTGGTACAAGTTGGGATGCAACATGTGACATGTATGGCTGATGCTGCACTGTTTATCGCACTATCAGCTGCCATTGATCTTAGCATGGATGCTTGCCAACTTTTCTCACGTAAACTCAGGAAGGAGCTTTGCCATGATCATGAACATGATTCTTTCTCTTAAAAAACCCCTAATTCACTGCAAATTTCCCTTCTTTTCAGTCCTTAATTATTTACTTTTTTCccctcatatatatttttttattcaaagcTTTTTCTTTTGTACGAGGGTGTGCCTGTTGATCATCTGAGTTTTTAATCTTTTGTttgagtgtgtgtgtgtgtatgttttTTCAACACAAAATACAGGGAACATTTCTTTGATTTGTTGTTGGGTTCATACCTTACAGACCTGAAATTGTATAGAAAAAAAAGAATTCAAT is part of the Gossypium arboreum isolate Shixiya-1 chromosome 5, ASM2569848v2, whole genome shotgun sequence genome and harbors:
- the LOC108484015 gene encoding uncharacterized protein LOC108484015, with translation MDPCPFVRLIVESLALKLPQATKPAGSGVYPTTTPCFCKLRLKNFPSQTALLPLSNSSGDSPPESSTSAAGFHLDALTLRRLSGKPVALRIEVYTGRMGHTCGVSSGKLVGRVQVTLDLGVSQARPSVFQNGWMKLGNEPEKPTAKLHLTVKSEPDPRFVFQFGGEPECSPVVFQIQGNIRQPVFSCKFSADRSRSRSLPPDFSNKNRGWMRTFSGEKERQGRERKGWMIMIHDLSGSPVAAASMITPFVPSPGSDRVSRSNPGAWLILRPNGFSVSSWKPWGRLEAWRERGPIDGLGYKFELVTENGPNNGIPIAEATMSIKKGGQFCIDRRVSRDPSALSSRSPVKGFVMGATVEGEGKVSKPVVQVGMQHVTCMADAALFIALSAAIDLSMDACQLFSRKLRKELCHDHEHDSFS